The following coding sequences lie in one Spinacia oleracea cultivar Varoflay chromosome 1, BTI_SOV_V1, whole genome shotgun sequence genomic window:
- the LOC110794222 gene encoding uncharacterized protein produces the protein MRYIQSAEICNPSAETDLKREKEVVGREKEKKPKETDNGNDPRYNSNRREIYLDIKEKSLLPSPTPIRTPASKRDKSLWCEFHKECGHTTEDCRELKRALDKLADEGKLNKYLKGSSSDKKEDNKGSDVHSDHTEGYVGVIAGGLASGGLTGNARKRHLHALTHQILDVEAPSSNLKCPTITFQEDPSRIIHSPHDDPLVVEIKVANRTVKRVLIDNGSSADILTLECLKRLRYKKSDLVDISQPLVGFGGQSVYPVGMIKLPVRIGEKGKGRSLPIEFMVVDTPLP, from the coding sequence ATGAGGTACATTCAATCCGCGGAAATCTGCAATCCGTCGGCCGAAACTGACCTTAAGAGGGAAAAAGAGGTCGTTGgacgagaaaaagaaaagaagcccAAAGAGACTGATAACGGAAACGACCCTCGGTACAATAGTAACAGGAGGGAAATATACCTTGACATCAAGGAAAAGTCATTGCTGCCAAGTCCAACCCCGATCAGGACCCCCGCGTCCAAAAGAGACAAGAGCCTCTGGTGTGAGTTCCACAAAGAGTGCGGACACACTACCGAGGACTGTCGAGAATTGAAAAGGGCCTTGGACAAACTGGCCGACGAAGGAAAGTTGAACAAATATTTGAAGGGCTCCTCCTCTGACAAGAAGGAAGATAACAAGGGATCAGATGTCCATAGTGATCACACCGAGGGATATGTTGGGGTGATAGCAGGGGGTCTCGCATCTGGTGGCCTAACCGGCAACGCCAGAAAAAGACACTTACACGCACTAACCCATCAGATCCTCGATGTCGAAGCACCTTCCTCAAACCTCAAATGTCCCACAATAACATTCCAAGAGGACCCCTCTCGAATTATCCATAGTCCACATGATGATCCCCTGGTTGTTGAGATTAAGGTAGCCAACCGAACAGTTAAAAGAGTGTTGATTGACAATGGAAGCTCGGCTGACATCCTAACTCTTGAATGCCTCAAGAGGCTACGTTACAAGAAAAGTGACCTCGTCGACATCAGCCAACCTCTCGTAGGATTCGGTGGTCAATCAGTATACCCCGTCGGCATGATCAAGCTCCCTGTCCGTATCggagaaaaaggaaaaggaagaagCCTTCCCATAGAATTCATGGTCGTCGACACACCCTTGCCTTAA